A region of the Lycium barbarum isolate Lr01 chromosome 1, ASM1917538v2, whole genome shotgun sequence genome:
ccaaataATTTCCGCTTCGGAACTTTTGTCTCTCTCGTACGCGCAAATTTAGTTGCTTTTTAACTTTTTCACGAAGACATAGTTTATATACTTGCACAAATACAGAACCCCATACCGGCAAAACTGTCATCACATAAGACATAAAGACTCTACTGCATTCAATCTCTGATTCTCATTGAACTTCTCTTTAGTGATCAAAGATAGAGAAAATCTTCTTCACTTCTTCAACGGACCACAATTTAGTGGACATTAAAATTAAATTCTTGCATGTGGTTGTTGTTTGAACTTTGAAGAGTTTTTTGTTATATATAAGGTGGAAAGTTGAACTGGAAGTGTTATCTTGGAGTTATTAAGAGTAGTGGGTGTttcataaattttaaaatggGGGTTTCCCAGAATGATTCTTGTAAAATGGAAGGGTGGTTATATCTTGTTCGTTCTAATAGGTTAGGTCTTCAGTATTCCAGAAAACGGTACTTTGTTCTTCATGATCTTGTTCTTAAGAGCTATAAATCAAACCCACTTTCAAACAATGAGGTTGATCATTCTTTTCCTCtctctttttgtgtgtgtgtagtgCTAATTCTTGATAAATTGTTTGGGTAAAATGCCCTGGTGTGTTTAACTAGTTCTCTAGTTATTTTGTGAAGGAGTACTGTTCTAGGTTCTTGGTTTTTGCTTTACAGGTTTAGCATTGATATAAATGGCTTAAGTATAATGTATATAAGAAGTTCCTTGCTAACttgtaatctttttttttttttttcataacatAATACATGTAAGTGACAATTTCTATGTTGCGAACTTGTAAGCGGATTTGCCAGTATTCTATGTTATTTTTTGTGCTGATACTATCAGAGGCAAGTAATGCTGCACCCAATTTTTTGTGACAATGTGCTCGGAATTAATattaaaacacacacacacattgtaGATGCTCTATCCCACAAAGGCTGCGTACACCCTATCCTCCCCAAACCCTACTTGTGGGACTATACtaggcatgttgttgttgttgttgttgttgatgatgttgatgttgatgttgtcacACATACATTGTAGATGCATACAGAGGTGGGGCCAGGATTTTTACTGTATAGATTCTAAACCATAATTCTTTTTGCTTAACACAAATACAGGGTTTGAGCCTAACTTATTCGGTTCTGTTGAACCCTTAAGTACTCATTGGCTCTGGCCCTGGATGCATGTAACCCTTGAGCTCCGTGCTAAAACTCATACAATTTTTCTGACTTACTTGTAAGTGGTGGATTTTAAGTCGATTACAGCTCTTCAATGGTCTCTAAAATAGTCAAGTATCAACATTTCTTCTTCAAGTGGgtgaaaattttatttttgtagTTCTTCTGCCCATATGTCATTTTGATTCTTTTGTAGGATCCTGTTAGAAGTGCTGTTATTGATTCCTGCATTAGGGTGACAGACAATGGGAGAGAAAGCATTCAAAGAAAAGTATGATCTTTATCCCAGTTCCAATACATGGCAGAGACTATTTGTTCTGACTGGGTTTTTATCCTTAAATGCTTTGCCTTCCTTACCGAGACTTTCTGGTTTTGTTACTTCTGCATTCTCCCAGGTTGTTTTCATATTCACTCTATACAACGCCTCAAATCATAATGATCAGTTGAAGGTGTGGAAATTGCCCTTTTCCCCGTttcagttgttgttgttgttgtttttttttttttaagaccaACGAGTGTCTAAAGAAATTTTACGAACAATAGTTAGGAGCAAACAGTCCCGAGGAAGCAGCAAGATGGATACAGGCCTTGCAGGAAGCAGCTTTAAAGGTATAAACTAGTCAATATGAGCCATTAAAGTTTCCTTTCTTTGGCAACTGATGATAATGAATAATTGTAGGCAGACATGAATAAAAGAACTGCAGTTGATCGTCCAAGGCGTGACTCACCGTCTTTGAGGTAATTTGATTTGGTCTATCAATATATTACTTTGCTAATTCTTACCTTTGACTCAAAAAACATTTCTAAGGATCTTGGAGATACTTATTCTTCATACAAGCATCTGTCGCTTGTCTCTTGCTAATTTCTCCtccttctttttttccttttcgcCACACAGGTTAAATTGTTCCAACAGATATCATCATCTGAATTCCATTGATTGGACTTTCTGTTCATCCTCGGTGGCAGATGCTACGACATCTGATGTTGTTGCACCCTCGTCCTGGACAATATTTGGTTGTCAGAATGGTAGGTTTTAATGATTGTTATGTTTGAGAAGCTGAAATTTCATGTAGGATTTTTGCTCTTATGATAATATTTTCGTCCTTGAGGGTCCATTAAGAATTTATGTTACAATGTCTCTGAGTCATTTTTCAGAAGTCTTTTAAGTCCTTATTAGTTCTCTTGAGAGGAAGGAGACATGGTTGACTTTATCTTGGGAACTTTTCTATGATCATTTCTCTGTCTTTCGATGCTAAATGATCGCCTCCCCTGCTTTTGTTATTCTTATTTGCCAATTGTTCTTAAATCACTTGGGCATGTAGGTCTTCGGCTATTTAAGGAAGCTAAAGATAGGGAATCTCATGGGAAGGTAACCTAATATTGTCCAGCATATAAGGCAGTAAACCTACAAGCTCATTTTACTGAACTTGTCCCATGCTGTGTAGTGGGATGATCACCCTGCAATAATGGCTGTTGGTGTAGTTGATGGAACTTCAGAGGCCATTTTTCAAACACTCATGTCGCTTGGTCCTTCAAGATCGGAGTGAGTTGCAAAGTCTTTAGCAAAAAGTTTTCGTGCACGCTTCTATGGCAGATACTTAATTGCTACTAAAAATTGTATTATCTCTTTAAGTATAAACTATAAGACTAAGACTTGGATAAGTTAAATGGAAATAAGAAATAATTGTATCCTTGAAATACTATGTATATTACTCTGCAGATGGGATCTCTGTTATATACTCATTGTATCCTTATAGCGTTATGCATTTTACTCTGCAGATGGGATTTCTCTTACTACAAGGGCAGTGTCATTGACCACCTTGATGGTCACACGGATATTGTTCATAAGCTTCTACGTCGGGATTGGCTACCTTGGTCAGGCACATGCATGATATTCACTCTCCAAACTGTTAGTACTTTGTTAGGGTTTATAATTGAAAGAAGTTGTTGCAGGAGTATGAAAAAAAGAGATCTTCTTTTGCGGCGTTACTGGAGAAGGGAGGATGACGGAACATATGGTACCGATGTCTTTGTTAATTGGCTTTGGCAGCTTTTTAGAACTGCTCGGTCTGATCATGACCTATCTGTTTACTCTTGCAGTTATCCTATATCATTCTGTGTTTCATCAGAAGTGTCCATGTCAGAAGGGCTATGTTCGTGCCTGCCTTAAAAGTAATGTATGCCTTTAATGTAGAGCGAGTATAAAGTTCAATCTGTCACTCTAGCTGTTGTGGATGTGTAATTTTATCATCGATGAGCTAACACTAAAAAATTGTCATAGTGCGTGGACGCCTAATTTTCTGCAAACCGTGCATGGTTGATAATTTAATTGTTACATAGCATCAGTCATATGCTTCCACTACACATTTTGTTTTTTGCACAAGAGTAACCTTTGTAGAGCTGCACATTATGGATATACTTTGCTTATCATTGCAGGTGGAGGATATGTAATATCACCTGTGAATCAAAGGAAGCAGTCAATAGTCAAGCATATGCTTGCTATTGATTGGAGATTCTGGAAATCTTACTTACGAGCATCTTCAGCCAGATGTATAACAATCGACATGCTAGGGAGACTCGCTGGTGTGTTTTTACTGCGAGACTTAGTTTCATATTAGTTACTTTTTTTCACTTTTACATATTATGACTGCTCATGGGGGGGCTCAACCTGTAAATTTACTGCTGCATTTGTAGCTTTGAGGGAGCTTTTTAGAGCAAAATTAGGAGATTGCTCTTCCTCGTATCTCTTGGAGAAGCAGGTGAGAGAAAAAAGACTGCATCAGGAAGTTAAGGCTGAGATACAAACTAGACTGGAAAATGGGAATAGTATGGCAGatgtggaagaagaagaagaagaagaagaagtcgcCAAAGCACCTTCTGAACATGCAAGCTTGATGGGGTTAAATGATGCATCGGATGAGTTTTTTGATGTCTCTGAACCACTTGATTATGACCAATCGGAAAATGGCTGGCCTTCTGATTTTGGTACAGAGATGTACTCTCAGGTATTACCTTTTTAAACCAAAATCACTGGGAGCTTCTATGAGCAGATAGCTTTTCAGAAATTCAGGAGTCTACATGAGGCATGACTTTCATGATTAAAGCATGTCTATCTATTGCTACGTAATGGAAGATGTGAAACTTTCTTTCAACTAACTTCTACTTGAATGGCACCTTATGTTTATTCTTGTGGTTTAGTTTATGTATTTTATCTGGTTTTAAGGCATATAAACTTGAGTCCAATAAATATGCAGTCTCTTTACGACTTCCACATCTTAGGCTGACGACAATGTTGATGCATTAATGTCATTTCTTATCCCCACCCTCAAAGAAAAGCTTCATTTCTCTCGAGTATTTCCTGTTTCCCTTCTTTAAACCCTAATGTAGCAATCTATTTTGAACCTTATCCCCTCTTGCTCATACTTTCCTAGACCCATCGTCTTGTTGCAGATCAGTACTTTTTCCAGATGTTTCTTTCCTGTAGGATGTCCTTACATCTTTCTCTTTCTTtgtgttctttttttctttttctaggacaCACGGCATGCCAGATTATCATCTGCTTCTGTTTTTGTGAAAAAGTTGCATGATCTTGCTGGTGAGTTTGATGTGTATTGCTATTTCAAAAAAAACTCAATTAATGGAAATGTTGAAGTTCTGAGGATTGAGTTTTTCCCATTTCAGTTCAAAAGCGGGGTTATGTAGATCTGCATGAAAAGGCAAAGGAAGAAACATTGTTGTGCCATTATGGGTCCACTCTTCCAAAAGATCCAACTTGTAATTTGCCTTGCAGTTGGGCCCAAACAGATCCATCAACCTTTCTTATTCGGGGAGAGACTTATCTAGGAGATCGTAAGAAGGTGGGATCTCATAGTTGATTGAGCTATAACTGTCTTATTTTCCCATAAGCATGTTCTGTAAGTTTTATGTGGTCCATCTCTCTCATTTGATCTTGGAAACTGGAAATGATTCCCTTTATTAAATTGATATCTGTAGTTCGATTTCTGGCCGTTTAATGATTAATATTTGAACCTTACCTACTGATCATCGCTCGACAAAAGCCACAACATCTTGCTGTACCATAGTCAAGTGTTAGTTAAACTGCATTAAACAAAACTCCATTGTTTGTGATTCCTGTCACATAAAACATGTCTAAAATGGCATACCGACATGGAAACTCAACTTCAAAAAAATCTGCAGGCTTCTTGGCTAGTTGTCTGTTATGCCAGCGTGCATGATATATTCTGGGTTCTTGCCCTACTCATCTTAAAATTTGTTTAGTTCGAATCGAAGAGTTATGTGCATTGTCCTAACTTCATGTCATTTACTGGTTGTGTTGCTCTGTTACAGATTAAGGCAAAAGGCACATTGATGCAAATGGTTGCTGCAGATTGGCTGAAATCTGACAAGCGAGAAGATGATCTTGGTGGTCACCCGGGGGGCATTGTTCAGGTTGCTTCTCTTATTCTGTTTGAAGACAATGAACATAGCATATACATGTAGTTTATAAACTTGCTGCGTACCAACTTTTATCTGCAGAAATACGCAGCCAAGGGTGGTCCAGAATTTTTCTTCATTGTGAATATACAGGTTTATTCTCTTGCTTCTTTTATTTTATATACCTTTTCTGTTTTCCTTCGGAATTCCAGAGAGTTCATTTAGCTGAATGTGTCTTACATTCAGGTACCAGGTTCAACAACATACTCTCTTGCTCTCTACTATATGATGGACACTCCTATAGAAAACGCGCCGTTGCTGGAGAGTTTTGTTAAAGGGGATGATGCTTATAGAAATTCGAGGTTCAAGCTCATACCATACATATCCAAGGTTTGTATTCTGAAAATTGATATTTAACATAATCACTTCTTTTACAAGGTTCAATAATACATTTTGCAACTACCAAAGAAATTATATTGATGATCATGGAGAAATTCAAAGAGATGATACTGCATGCTTACATTATATTCCCAAAATCCATGCATCCGATCGAGAGTCCTTTTTTGTTGTAATGCTTCTGTGCTTTCTTGCTTGCTTTTTTGGGTGGACAAATGTTCTTTAATCAGCATTGCGAATAGTACTTAACAATTTTATCCTTTTAAAGATCAGGAATTGTGGTAATTACTCCTATTTATTTGTCAGGGACCATGGATAGTCAAGCAGAGTGTTGGAAAGAAAGCATGCCTTGTAGGTCCAGCACTTGAAATTAATTATTTTCGGGGAAAGAACTACTTGGAGGTAAATTTCAAGAGTATTTTTTTACAGGAAATGATGCTTTAATTTTGTTTGCACGTTATCTACTAATAGTTGGTGCAGTTAAATATGCCCATTTTCAAAATTTCGGAATGAACTACTTCCACTGCCGCAGAAGTTCTATATCTTTTCTTGGCAAATGTAGAATACTGAATTCTTTGCCACCGAGTGCTTTCCTCTTGAACTCATAAAAATTTGCTAAAAAGTTTTTTCTCAATTGGCTAAGAGAGCCAGTAAGTAATGGAATAATCTCACCTCCGCACACCCAGGACTGGACATCTGGAGCATGGATAATATTACATGGAGGCTTATGGATGGGTCTGATATTGATACCATGTTAGAAAATGAACTTTGACCTGCTAACCTtaaaagctagctcatgaagTGACAATTGCCCAAAATCATACAAGTGAAACACCACATTCCCGCAACCAATGTAGGATATCTAATGACCCATTTAACCCTCTTTTAAGATTTGAACTTCTTAGAAGTCTAGAAATCAGAACTTCCTGATGCACTAATTTCATGTGGATGAGTTCTTGAGGTATTACTCTGTATCTTTTCATCTTCCTTTTAGTTGTTGGGTAGAAAATATCCGGGAACCGAAAGGCCTTCAATCGCTGGTTGACTCATGTGGCAATTTGACGCGTTAGTTTTACAAAGTTGTAGTCAAAATTTTAGTATCTTTAGAATAATAAGTGAACCTAA
Encoded here:
- the LOC132604963 gene encoding protein ENHANCED DISEASE RESISTANCE 2-like isoform X1 codes for the protein MGVSQNDSCKMEGWLYLVRSNRLGLQYSRKRYFVLHDLVLKSYKSNPLSNNEDPVRSAVIDSCIRVTDNGRESIQRKVVFIFTLYNASNHNDQLKLGANSPEEAARWIQALQEAALKADMNKRTAVDRPRRDSPSLRLNCSNRYHHLNSIDWTFCSSSVADATTSDVVAPSSWTIFGCQNGLRLFKEAKDRESHGKWDDHPAIMAVGVVDGTSEAIFQTLMSLGPSRSEWDFSYYKGSVIDHLDGHTDIVHKLLRRDWLPWSMKKRDLLLRRYWRREDDGTYVILYHSVFHQKCPCQKGYVRACLKSGGYVISPVNQRKQSIVKHMLAIDWRFWKSYLRASSARCITIDMLGRLAALRELFRAKLGDCSSSYLLEKQVREKRLHQEVKAEIQTRLENGNSMADVEEEEEEEEVAKAPSEHASLMGLNDASDEFFDVSEPLDYDQSENGWPSDFGTEMYSQDTRHARLSSASVFVKKLHDLAVQKRGYVDLHEKAKEETLLCHYGSTLPKDPTCNLPCSWAQTDPSTFLIRGETYLGDRKKIKAKGTLMQMVAADWLKSDKREDDLGGHPGGIVQKYAAKGGPEFFFIVNIQVPGSTTYSLALYYMMDTPIENAPLLESFVKGDDAYRNSRFKLIPYISKGPWIVKQSVGKKACLVGPALEINYFRGKNYLELDIDVGSSTVARGVVSLVVGYLNNLVIEMAFLVQANTPEELPEYLLGTCRLNHLDVAKAVQVKP
- the LOC132604963 gene encoding protein ENHANCED DISEASE RESISTANCE 2-like isoform X2, whose translation is MNKRTAVDRPRRDSPSLRLNCSNRYHHLNSIDWTFCSSSVADATTSDVVAPSSWTIFGCQNGLRLFKEAKDRESHGKWDDHPAIMAVGVVDGTSEAIFQTLMSLGPSRSEWDFSYYKGSVIDHLDGHTDIVHKLLRRDWLPWSMKKRDLLLRRYWRREDDGTYVILYHSVFHQKCPCQKGYVRACLKSGGYVISPVNQRKQSIVKHMLAIDWRFWKSYLRASSARCITIDMLGRLAALRELFRAKLGDCSSSYLLEKQVREKRLHQEVKAEIQTRLENGNSMADVEEEEEEEEVAKAPSEHASLMGLNDASDEFFDVSEPLDYDQSENGWPSDFGTEMYSQDTRHARLSSASVFVKKLHDLAVQKRGYVDLHEKAKEETLLCHYGSTLPKDPTCNLPCSWAQTDPSTFLIRGETYLGDRKKIKAKGTLMQMVAADWLKSDKREDDLGGHPGGIVQKYAAKGGPEFFFIVNIQVPGSTTYSLALYYMMDTPIENAPLLESFVKGDDAYRNSRFKLIPYISKGPWIVKQSVGKKACLVGPALEINYFRGKNYLELDIDVGSSTVARGVVSLVVGYLNNLVIEMAFLVQANTPEELPEYLLGTCRLNHLDVAKAVQVKP